The following proteins are co-located in the Vigna unguiculata cultivar IT97K-499-35 chromosome 9, ASM411807v1, whole genome shotgun sequence genome:
- the LOC114163008 gene encoding polyol transporter 5-like, with protein MEEGKAAPQKSLQDFDPQKPPKRNKFAFACAILASMTSILLGYDVGVMSGAVIYIKRDLKLTDVQIEIVVGIINLYSLIGSCLAGRTSDWIGRRYTIVVAGGIFFVGALLMGFSPNYPFLMFARFVAGVGIGYALMIAPVYTAEVSPPSCRGFLTSFPEVFVNGGILLGYISNYCFSKLPLHLGWRMMLGVGAVPSVILAVGVLAMPESPRWLVMRGRLGEATKVLNKISDSPQEAQLRLADIKAAAGIPENCNDDVVQVTNQNSGGEGVWKELILYPTPAVRHILIAALGLHFFQQASGIDAVVLYSPEIFKKAGLESDAEQLLATVAVGFAKTVFILVATFLLDRVGRRPLLLTSVGGMVFSLLTLGVSLTIIDHSRGVMKWAIGLSIATVLSYVSTFSVGAGPITWVYSSEIFPLRLRAQGAAMGVVVNRVTSGVISMTFLSLSDKITIGGAFFIFGGIAMCGWIFFFIMLPETQGKTLEETEGSFGKFTAWSKSRGDRDSENNAEIELAN; from the exons ATGGAGGAGGGAAAAGCAGCACCTCAGAAATCTCTTCAGGATTTTGATCCTCAGAAGCCTCCCAAAAGGAACAAGTTTGCTTTCGCTTGTGCCATATTGGCTTCCATGACTTCCATATTACTTGGCTATG ACGTTGGGGTGATGAGTGGAGCGGTGATATATATAAAGAGGGACCTGAAACTGACGGACGTGCAAATCGAGATCGTGGTAGGAATCATCAACCTTTACTCTCTCATAGGTTCGTGTCTCGCCGGGAGAACCTCGGACTGGATCGGTCGGCGCTACACGATCGTCGTGGCCGGAGGAATCTTCTTCGTCGGAGCCCTCCTCATGGGATTCTCTCCAAACTATCCCTTTCTGATGTTCGCGCGTTTTGTGGCGGGCGTGGGCATCGGTTATGCTCTGATGATTGCTCCCGTCTACACGGCGGAAGTGTCCCCTCCTTCGTGTCGTGGTTTTCTGACCTCCTTCCCCGAG GTATTCGTGAATGGAGGGATATTACTGGGATACATATCAAACTACTGTTTTTCGAAGCTGCCACTTCACCTGGGATGGAGGATGATGCTGGGAGTGGGGGCGGTGCCGTCGGTGATCCTGGCGGTGGGAGTGTTGGCCATGCCGGAGTCTCCACGGTGGCTGGTCATGAGAGGTAGGCTCGGCGAAGCCACAAAAGTTCTCAACAAAATCTCCGACTCTCCCCAAGAGGCTCAGCTCAGGCTAGCAGATATAAAAGCCGCGGCTGGGATCCCGGAGAACTGCAACGACGACGTCGTTCAAGTGACCAACCAGAACAGCGGCGGTGAGGGTGTATGGAAAGAGCTAATCCTTTACCCTACACCCGCGGTGCGTCACATCCTCATCGCCGCGCTGGGCCTCCACTTCTTCCAACAGGCTTCCGGCATAGACGCCGTGGTGCTGTACAGCCCCGAGATTTTCAAAAAGGCTGGCCTGGAATCCGACGCCGAGCAGCTTCTGGCGACAGTGGCCGTTGGATTCGCCAAGACCGTTTTCATCTTGGTGGCTACGTTTTTGTTGGACCGGGTCGGGCGTCGACCCTTGTTATTGACCAGCGTTGGCGGCATGGTGTTCTCGCTTCTGACGCTGGGCGTGAGCCTGACCATCATCGATCACTCACGCGGTGTGATGAAGTGGGCCATTGGCCTGAGCATAGCGACGGTTTTGTCCTACGTGTCGACGTTCTCCGTTGGGGCGGGTCCCATCACGTGGGTCTACAGCTCCGAGATCTTCCCGTTGAGGCTACGCGCCCAGGGTGCGGCTATGGGAGTTGTGGTGAATCGGGTGACGAGTGGGGTTATCTCGATGACGTTCTTGTCACTGTCTGATAAGATCACTATTGGTGGGGCCTTCTTCATCTTCGGGGGAATCGCGATGTGTGGATGGATCTTCTTCTTTATCATGCTCCCCGAAACACAGGGCAAGACCCTTGAGGAAACGGAAGGGTCTTTTGGTAAATTTACGGCATGGTCTAAAAGCAGGGGTGATAGGGACAGTGAGAACAATGCAGAGATAGAATTGGCGAATTAG